The following coding sequences lie in one Peribacillus frigoritolerans genomic window:
- a CDS encoding RrF2 family transcriptional regulator, which produces MNSDFTIAVHSLVYLAYLPDHMASSESIAENVCTNSARIRKMMSCLRKKGFVKTKEGVGGGYILDCNPEEVSLADIYITVSHGTLKPKWCTGDPEKKCVISSNTQVVMDQIFDEAELYFEKYLEDITLSTFLEKIKQCP; this is translated from the coding sequence GTGAATAGTGATTTTACAATAGCTGTGCATAGTTTGGTCTATTTAGCTTATCTACCAGATCATATGGCAAGCAGTGAGTCTATCGCAGAAAACGTTTGTACAAACTCGGCAAGGATTCGGAAAATGATGAGCTGCTTAAGAAAAAAGGGATTTGTTAAAACGAAAGAAGGTGTGGGCGGAGGCTATATTCTAGACTGTAATCCTGAAGAGGTAAGTTTGGCAGATATTTATATAACGGTCTCACATGGAACCTTGAAACCGAAATGGTGTACAGGTGATCCGGAGAAAAAATGTGTCATATCCTCCAATACCCAGGTAGTCATGGATCAAATATTCGATGAAGCAGAATTGTATTTTGAAAAATATTTGGAAGATATAACTCTCAGCACTTTTTTGGAAAAAATTAAACAATGTCCGTGA
- a CDS encoding NADH-dependent flavin oxidoreductase — MNSKYTPLFESFNLGKGIELKNRLVMAPMTNFSSNSDGTVTDAEVNYYERRSSGVGMVITACTYVTANGKGFHGEFGGDQDELIPSLSRLASAIKAKGAKAILQIFHGGREVPPELVDGDVVSASNIPSEGEGKAVPRPLSEKEIESIILDFGETTRRAIEAGFDGVEIHGANGYLLQQFFSPHSNHREDKWGGSLEKRLTFPLAVVDEVKKAVAEHAKDHFIVGYRFSPEEPETPGITMDDTLALIDGLVTKDLDYLHVSLMDFWSKARRGADLDRPRIEIIKERIGDQVPVIGVGSIYTADDAIKALQSGIPLIALGREIIIDPEWVQKVEQGREADIVTKINKDNQLQLDIPDPLWQAIIHSPGWFPGVE; from the coding sequence ATGAATTCTAAATATACACCATTATTTGAATCGTTCAATTTAGGAAAGGGAATAGAATTGAAAAATCGATTGGTGATGGCGCCTATGACAAATTTCTCTTCTAATTCTGACGGTACCGTTACCGACGCAGAAGTTAATTATTATGAACGCCGGTCAAGCGGTGTCGGCATGGTTATAACGGCATGTACTTACGTGACGGCTAATGGCAAAGGTTTTCACGGGGAATTTGGCGGAGATCAGGATGAATTGATACCTAGTCTAAGTCGTTTGGCATCAGCGATTAAAGCGAAAGGGGCAAAGGCAATTCTCCAGATTTTTCATGGCGGCCGAGAGGTTCCACCGGAATTAGTAGATGGCGATGTTGTCAGTGCAAGCAATATACCGTCGGAAGGCGAAGGGAAGGCAGTTCCGCGTCCACTTTCTGAAAAGGAAATAGAATCGATCATTCTCGACTTTGGTGAAACCACCCGACGTGCCATTGAAGCGGGATTTGACGGAGTGGAAATTCACGGTGCTAATGGTTACTTGCTTCAGCAATTCTTTTCGCCTCATTCAAACCATCGTGAAGACAAGTGGGGCGGTTCTCTTGAAAAGCGCCTGACTTTTCCATTAGCGGTTGTGGATGAAGTGAAAAAGGCTGTTGCTGAACATGCCAAGGATCACTTCATCGTAGGATATCGTTTTTCACCGGAGGAGCCGGAAACACCAGGAATCACCATGGATGATACTCTAGCATTAATTGATGGACTTGTAACAAAGGATTTGGATTATCTTCATGTTTCATTAATGGATTTCTGGTCGAAAGCAAGACGGGGAGCCGACCTTGACCGACCTCGGATAGAAATTATAAAAGAACGTATCGGAGATCAAGTTCCCGTCATTGGAGTTGGTTCCATCTATACAGCGGATGATGCGATCAAAGCACTGCAATCCGGGATTCCGTTAATTGCATTAGGCCGTGAAATCATAATCGATCCTGAATGGGTACAAAAAGTGGAACAAGGCAGGGAAGCAGATATCGTGACAAAAATAAACAAAGATAATCAGCTGCAACTTGATATTCCAGATCCATTATGGCAAGCAATCATCCACTCTCCAGGATGGTTTCCAGGGGTAGAATAA
- a CDS encoding DoxX family protein: MIGIGLLVIRVVIGLSFVGHGAQKLFGWFGGHGLKGTGGWFDSIGMKPGVTMALFAGLSELIGGALFALGLFTPFAGILIALTMLVAIVKVHGPNGYWATQNGYEYNLAILAVAIGIALTGAGPYSLDSFLF, from the coding sequence ATGATTGGTATAGGCTTATTAGTTATACGGGTAGTAATCGGTTTATCGTTTGTTGGTCATGGGGCTCAAAAATTATTTGGTTGGTTTGGCGGTCATGGCTTGAAAGGTACAGGAGGCTGGTTTGATTCGATTGGCATGAAGCCAGGAGTTACCATGGCCCTATTTGCTGGTCTATCAGAACTTATTGGCGGAGCTTTATTTGCTTTAGGTCTCTTTACACCCTTTGCAGGTATATTAATTGCACTTACTATGCTCGTTGCGATCGTTAAAGTCCATGGACCAAATGGTTACTGGGCAACTCAAAACGGTTATGAATATAATCTTGCCATCCTTGCAGTGGCGATTGGCATAGCGTTAACGGGAGCTGGCCCATACTCACTTGATTCCTTTCTATTTTAA
- a CDS encoding IDEAL domain-containing protein, whose translation MVENNLFKNGDWVQGKSRDGELIHGFVENVSDNREIVKVNVVESDNEKAVGKSIWIPSRWTEKLPDLEISNETHLLALIDLALLSKDETWFMELSGKLESIKIHPKMNARKSEAFIPGNRIANFDLK comes from the coding sequence ATGGTTGAAAACAATCTGTTCAAAAATGGGGATTGGGTACAGGGAAAATCAAGAGATGGAGAACTTATCCATGGTTTCGTTGAAAACGTGAGCGATAATCGTGAAATTGTTAAAGTGAATGTGGTGGAAAGTGACAATGAAAAAGCGGTTGGAAAATCGATTTGGATTCCAAGTAGATGGACTGAAAAGCTGCCGGATCTAGAAATCAGTAACGAAACACATCTTTTGGCTTTAATTGATTTGGCTTTACTTTCTAAAGATGAAACATGGTTCATGGAGTTATCCGGTAAATTGGAATCCATCAAAATCCATCCTAAAATGAATGCCAGGAAATCAGAGGCTTTTATCCCGGGAAATAGAATCGCAAATTTTGATTTAAAATAG
- the trxA gene encoding thioredoxin, protein MTIEHVTDDNFASEIKEGLVLVDFWAPWCGPCKMIAPVLNEIDEEMGDKVKIVKLNVDENSNTTSEYGVMGIPALILFKDGEKADQAIGFQPKEAISALIEKYA, encoded by the coding sequence ATGACAATAGAACATGTTACAGATGATAATTTTGCTAGTGAAATCAAGGAAGGTTTAGTATTGGTTGATTTTTGGGCACCGTGGTGCGGTCCGTGCAAAATGATTGCCCCAGTTCTTAATGAAATCGATGAGGAAATGGGTGATAAGGTTAAGATCGTAAAACTTAATGTGGATGAAAATTCAAATACGACAAGCGAATATGGAGTGATGGGAATTCCAGCGCTTATTCTATTCAAAGATGGAGAAAAGGCAGATCAAGCTATTGGCTTCCAGCCAAAAGAAGCCATTTCGGCATTAATCGAAAAGTATGCATGA